Proteins co-encoded in one Coraliomargarita parva genomic window:
- a CDS encoding 3-deoxy-7-phosphoheptulonate synthase has translation MKKVTDINITSKTLLPTPVELCTEIQRTDKAEKFVAESREAIHRIIFGDDRRLLVVVGPCSIHDIESGREYARKLAKLAEEVKDRMLLVMRVYFEKPRTTVGWKGLIMDPKLDGTSDIPEGLRIARRFLREVIEMGVPTATELLDPITPQYIADLVCWSAIGARTTESQTHRQMASGLSMPLGFKNGTDGGLTVAINAIKAASQQQTFLGIDNEGRANALTTNGNPYCHIVLRGGSHGPNYGADDVAQAREKLTSSGLVPAIMIDCSHANSEKDPARQPEVFAELVRQSLTDTTVIGGMVESNLNFGNQAFPQPVEDLKYGISITDGCIDWATTEQMIREAHSALAPIFSSNESH, from the coding sequence GTGAAAAAAGTCACCGACATCAATATTACTTCGAAGACGCTCCTGCCGACACCGGTCGAGCTCTGCACGGAGATCCAGAGAACCGACAAAGCGGAAAAATTTGTAGCGGAAAGCCGCGAAGCCATTCACCGTATCATTTTCGGAGATGACCGCCGCCTGCTGGTCGTGGTGGGCCCCTGCTCCATCCACGACATCGAATCCGGCCGCGAGTATGCGCGCAAGCTGGCCAAACTGGCCGAAGAGGTAAAGGACCGCATGCTTCTGGTCATGCGCGTCTATTTTGAAAAACCGCGCACCACGGTGGGCTGGAAGGGTCTGATCATGGACCCCAAGCTGGACGGCACCAGCGATATACCCGAAGGGCTGCGCATTGCCCGTCGTTTCCTGCGCGAAGTGATCGAGATGGGGGTTCCCACCGCCACCGAGCTGCTGGATCCGATCACACCGCAATACATCGCGGACCTGGTTTGCTGGTCCGCCATCGGAGCCCGCACCACCGAAAGCCAGACGCACCGTCAAATGGCCTCCGGACTTTCCATGCCGCTCGGCTTCAAGAACGGCACCGACGGCGGGCTGACGGTTGCCATCAACGCGATCAAGGCCGCAAGCCAGCAGCAGACTTTTCTCGGCATCGACAACGAAGGCCGCGCCAATGCTCTGACAACCAATGGCAACCCGTACTGCCACATCGTCCTTCGCGGCGGTTCCCACGGCCCGAACTATGGTGCCGACGACGTGGCTCAGGCCCGCGAGAAACTAACCTCGTCCGGCCTCGTTCCCGCCATCATGATCGACTGCAGCCATGCCAACAGCGAAAAGGATCCGGCCCGCCAACCCGAGGTTTTTGCCGAACTGGTCCGCCAAAGCCTGACAGATACCACCGTCATCGGCGGGATGGTCGAAAGCAACCTGAACTTCGGCAACCAGGCTTTCCCCCAACCGGTCGAAGACCTGAAATACGGCATATCCATCACCGACGGTTGCATCGACTGGGCAACAACCGAGCAGATGATCCGGGAGGCACACAGCGCACTGGCCCCAATCTTCAGTTCTAACGAATCCCATTAG
- a CDS encoding type II secretion system protein encodes MKQHTTNAFSLIELMVVVTTIGLLALLGVPGIRKTTERAEATSAANNIRVFADAVEFYATSHGSYPSYMTYTNMPPDVSAYLPSFWKDGSYSWFYNSTEDFTYVYVYGMKFTPEQGVQLDTILDDGNIATGNLRVAYNGSGMVYLFANNSGLL; translated from the coding sequence ATGAAACAGCATACTACCAATGCATTCTCTCTGATCGAGCTGATGGTCGTGGTGACGACAATCGGTCTGCTTGCTTTATTGGGTGTACCAGGCATTCGCAAGACCACCGAGCGGGCCGAGGCAACGAGTGCCGCCAACAACATCCGAGTCTTTGCGGATGCAGTTGAATTCTACGCGACCTCGCATGGCAGCTACCCCAGCTACATGACTTATACGAACATGCCTCCGGATGTCAGCGCCTACCTGCCCAGTTTTTGGAAGGATGGGTCCTATAGCTGGTTCTATAACAGCACAGAGGACTTCACCTATGTTTACGTCTACGGCATGAAGTTTACACCCGAACAAGGCGTTCAACTGGACACCATCCTCGACGACGGTAATATCGCGACCGGCAACCTCCGCGTGGCCTACAACGGCAGCGGCATGGTATACTTGTTTGCAAACAACAGCGGCCTGCTCTAG
- the leuC gene encoding 3-isopropylmalate dehydratase large subunit produces the protein MGKSLFEKVWEAHAVRELANGQTQLLIGTHLIHEVTSPQAFGMLRDKKLSVKFPNRTFATVDHIVPTNEVAEPYSDPLAQGMIEELRKNCAENGVTFFDTNTGHQGIVHIVGPEQGITQPGTTIACGDSHTSTHGAFGAIAFGIGTSQVRDVLATQTIALNKLKVRRINVDGSLRPGVYAKDVILHIIRLLGTKGGTGYAYEYAGTVFDNFTMEERMTVCNMSIEGGARVGYVNPDETTFEYLKGRPYAPKGADWDAAVVRWAGFASDVDCQYDDVVNIDAADIQPTVTWGITPGQGVGIDENIPAVEEGATQSDRDSIAEALEHMKFEGGSPVKGKKIDVAFIGSCTNGRLSDLQEVAKYVQGRQVAAGVQGIVVPGSQVVAQIAEQLGLDKIFKDAGFEWRAAGCSMCLAMNPDKLVGDQLCASSSNRNFKGRQGSPTGRTMLMSPLMVAAAAVTGEVSDAREVFGVAEPAMA, from the coding sequence ATGGGCAAGAGCTTATTTGAAAAAGTATGGGAAGCGCACGCTGTGCGCGAGTTGGCCAACGGCCAGACGCAATTGCTGATCGGCACGCACCTGATTCATGAGGTGACCAGCCCGCAAGCCTTTGGTATGCTGCGGGATAAGAAATTGTCGGTGAAGTTTCCGAATCGTACTTTTGCAACTGTCGACCACATCGTTCCGACCAATGAAGTGGCGGAGCCTTACAGCGATCCACTTGCCCAGGGCATGATTGAGGAGCTGCGTAAGAACTGTGCGGAGAACGGAGTCACCTTTTTTGATACCAATACCGGGCATCAGGGGATTGTGCACATTGTTGGTCCCGAGCAGGGGATCACCCAGCCGGGTACAACCATTGCCTGTGGTGACTCGCACACCTCCACGCACGGTGCCTTCGGCGCGATTGCCTTTGGTATCGGTACCAGTCAGGTCCGTGATGTTCTGGCGACCCAGACGATTGCGCTGAATAAGTTGAAAGTCCGCCGTATCAATGTGGACGGTAGCTTGCGTCCGGGTGTCTACGCCAAGGATGTGATTCTTCATATCATCCGTCTGCTTGGTACCAAGGGCGGTACCGGTTATGCCTACGAATACGCTGGCACGGTCTTCGACAATTTCACCATGGAAGAGCGCATGACTGTTTGTAACATGTCGATTGAGGGTGGTGCTCGCGTGGGCTATGTGAATCCGGATGAAACCACTTTCGAATACCTGAAGGGTCGTCCGTATGCGCCGAAGGGAGCCGATTGGGATGCTGCCGTCGTGCGTTGGGCGGGCTTTGCCTCGGATGTGGACTGCCAGTATGACGATGTGGTGAATATCGATGCAGCTGACATCCAGCCGACCGTCACATGGGGGATCACTCCGGGCCAAGGCGTGGGCATTGACGAGAATATCCCCGCTGTCGAAGAGGGCGCGACCCAGTCGGATCGCGATTCCATTGCCGAAGCGCTTGAGCACATGAAGTTCGAAGGCGGGTCTCCGGTGAAGGGCAAAAAGATCGATGTCGCGTTCATCGGTTCCTGCACTAACGGACGCCTGTCTGACCTTCAGGAAGTCGCCAAGTACGTTCAGGGCCGTCAGGTTGCTGCGGGCGTCCAGGGCATCGTGGTGCCGGGTTCGCAAGTGGTTGCCCAGATCGCCGAACAACTTGGTTTGGATAAGATTTTCAAGGATGCGGGCTTCGAATGGCGCGCTGCCGGTTGCTCCATGTGTCTGGCTATGAATCCGGACAAGTTGGTCGGTGACCAGCTGTGTGCGAGTTCTTCGAACCGCAACTTCAAGGGCCGTCAGGGCAGCCCGACCGGGCGCACCATGCTGATGAGCCCGCTGATGGTCGCTGCGGCCGCGGTGACCGGTGAGGTTTCCGATGCCCGCGAGGTTTTCGGTGTCGCCGAGCCGGCAATGGCTTAA
- a CDS encoding MotA/TolQ/ExbB proton channel family protein, translating into MDLLSNAGIFIYPLAACSFLAVFITIERLIALRNSRVIPKHLVDAFVLGDLKQVEADLDSVSGRIVSFYRERKPDPDALNAFARLEVSRMERGIFLLEVVIGAAPLLGLLGTVTGLTQVFGGFSADTGLPDPAAFIKGIALALNTTILGLAIAIPSLAAHAYLLRRVESLAARISVGVECMTELSRKPKA; encoded by the coding sequence ATGGATCTACTCTCCAACGCCGGTATCTTTATCTATCCGCTTGCGGCCTGTTCTTTTCTCGCGGTCTTTATCACTATAGAGCGACTGATCGCCCTGCGGAATTCACGGGTGATTCCCAAGCATCTGGTGGATGCGTTTGTGCTCGGCGATCTGAAGCAGGTGGAAGCGGATCTGGATTCCGTCTCGGGGCGCATCGTTTCATTCTACCGAGAACGCAAGCCCGATCCCGACGCTTTGAATGCCTTTGCCCGCCTGGAGGTCAGCCGGATGGAGCGGGGAATCTTCCTGCTCGAGGTGGTGATTGGGGCAGCGCCATTATTGGGGCTGCTCGGGACCGTGACCGGCCTGACCCAGGTCTTCGGCGGGTTTTCGGCGGATACCGGTTTGCCGGATCCGGCTGCCTTCATCAAGGGGATTGCTCTGGCGCTGAATACCACCATCCTTGGCCTTGCGATTGCGATCCCTTCGCTGGCCGCCCACGCTTACCTGCTGCGTCGCGTCGAGTCGCTGGCAGCCCGGATCAGTGTGGGTGTGGAATGCATGACCGAGCTCTCCCGGAAACCCAAGGCTTGA
- a CDS encoding YgfZ/GcvT domain-containing protein, with product MGKLYVHSFEWAARLRVTDEDAADFLQSQFSNDLRPFEAGQCVYGLWLDVKGKVVADGYVCCEGDESFRIYSLHSPVDRIREKLEHHIIADEVVIEPEPAASGLCLVGEDLPGILDRMGLAIPPAGRFLDRDGLRLLPSRRSGRPACEFVFDCAEDRSAFLGRLQEDPEFVSDEWIQLERVRAGFPAVPAEIGPGDLPGEGGLERDAVSFSKGCFLGQEVVARMQNVGKSQRALFVVEGRGELPVLPMMLVNSAGKTIGELRTAYYNGKAWTGVALLKLRYVVASAHDLDCAGANLRLSGPLRKEPE from the coding sequence ATGGGGAAGCTCTATGTACACAGTTTTGAATGGGCCGCGAGGCTCCGTGTGACCGATGAGGATGCTGCCGACTTTCTGCAAAGCCAGTTCTCCAACGACTTGCGCCCTTTTGAGGCAGGGCAATGTGTGTATGGCTTGTGGCTGGACGTGAAGGGGAAGGTGGTGGCGGATGGGTATGTCTGTTGCGAGGGGGACGAATCCTTCCGGATCTACAGTCTCCATAGCCCGGTTGATCGTATCCGGGAAAAGCTCGAGCATCATATCATTGCCGATGAGGTTGTGATCGAGCCGGAGCCGGCTGCTTCAGGCCTCTGCCTGGTCGGGGAGGATTTGCCCGGTATCCTGGATCGTATGGGGCTTGCCATTCCCCCCGCGGGACGGTTTCTCGATAGGGATGGCCTGCGTCTGCTGCCATCCCGCCGTTCGGGCCGGCCGGCCTGTGAATTTGTCTTTGACTGTGCTGAAGATCGGTCCGCTTTTCTGGGGCGCTTGCAGGAGGATCCGGAGTTCGTATCGGATGAGTGGATACAGCTGGAGCGTGTCCGTGCGGGGTTTCCTGCTGTCCCCGCCGAGATCGGACCGGGAGACCTTCCCGGAGAAGGTGGTTTGGAGCGGGATGCCGTCTCTTTTAGCAAAGGCTGCTTCCTCGGCCAGGAGGTTGTGGCCCGCATGCAAAATGTGGGCAAATCCCAGCGTGCCTTATTCGTTGTGGAAGGGCGGGGGGAACTCCCCGTTTTGCCGATGATGCTTGTCAATTCCGCTGGGAAAACGATCGGGGAGCTGCGTACGGCATATTATAATGGCAAAGCTTGGACTGGCGTGGCGCTTCTCAAGTTGCGCTACGTGGTTGCTTCGGCACATGATTTGGATTGTGCCGGCGCGAACTTGCGTCTGTCCGGTCCCTTGCGAAAGGAGCCGGAATGA
- a CDS encoding HU family DNA-binding protein translates to MNKAELVAEVQKSLGKDTSKAAAERAIEAVLEGVKKGIKKDKTVQLIGFGTFTVTKRAARDGINPQTGEKIKIKASKAVKFKAGAGLKAAL, encoded by the coding sequence ATGAACAAAGCAGAACTCGTTGCAGAAGTGCAAAAATCACTCGGTAAAGACACCTCTAAAGCAGCCGCTGAGCGCGCTATCGAAGCCGTTCTCGAGGGTGTGAAAAAGGGCATCAAGAAGGACAAGACTGTCCAACTGATCGGTTTCGGCACTTTCACTGTAACTAAGCGTGCAGCCCGTGACGGGATCAACCCGCAAACTGGCGAGAAGATCAAGATCAAGGCTTCCAAGGCTGTTAAGTTCAAGGCCGGCGCTGGTCTGAAGGCTGCGCTCTAA
- the leuD gene encoding 3-isopropylmalate dehydratase small subunit: MASTPITQVAGKGVYIPGDDIDTDRIIPARFMKCITFDGLGEYFFYDVRKTESGEDKKHNLNDPRFADASIIVSGNNFGCGSSREHAPQSIMRAGFNAVIAGSFAEIFFGNSTNLGIVCVTASDEDRALLQDAIERNPELEITINVESHKIWFGDQWVPCDIKAGARDSLMSGTYDPLDELISGGKEVDAVAAGLPYMQA, from the coding sequence ATGGCTTCCACACCTATCACTCAAGTCGCCGGCAAGGGCGTGTACATCCCCGGTGACGACATTGACACCGACCGTATTATCCCCGCTCGTTTCATGAAGTGCATCACCTTCGACGGTCTTGGCGAATACTTCTTCTATGACGTCCGCAAGACCGAAAGCGGGGAGGATAAGAAACATAACTTGAACGATCCGCGTTTCGCCGATGCCAGCATTATTGTGAGTGGCAATAATTTCGGCTGCGGCAGCTCGCGAGAGCACGCGCCCCAGTCGATCATGCGCGCCGGATTCAATGCTGTGATTGCCGGCAGCTTCGCCGAGATCTTCTTTGGCAATTCGACCAATCTCGGGATTGTCTGTGTGACCGCCTCTGATGAGGACCGTGCGCTCTTGCAGGATGCGATCGAACGGAATCCGGAGCTCGAAATCACGATCAATGTCGAGTCTCACAAAATTTGGTTCGGCGACCAGTGGGTGCCGTGCGATATCAAGGCCGGCGCCCGTGACAGCCTCATGAGCGGGACCTACGATCCGCTTGACGAACTGATTAGCGGGGGGAAGGAAGTGGACGCCGTGGCGGCCGGCTTGCCCTACATGCAGGCGTGA
- a CDS encoding YqaE/Pmp3 family membrane protein, with protein sequence MDNKIVLIILAILLPPLAVFLKQGAGKGLIINIILCFLFWIPAVIHAILVVM encoded by the coding sequence ATGGATAATAAAATCGTATTAATCATTCTGGCCATCCTGCTTCCTCCGCTTGCGGTTTTCCTCAAGCAGGGGGCCGGCAAAGGCCTAATCATCAATATCATCCTCTGCTTCCTCTTTTGGATACCGGCCGTGATTCACGCGATCCTGGTAGTCATGTAA
- a CDS encoding malate dehydrogenase has protein sequence MSKEPIRVAVTGAAGNIGYALLFRIASGAMFGPDQPVALNLIEIPPALDALKGVVMELDDCAFPLLKDVVATTDMDEGFKDVNWALLVGSVPRKAGMERGDLLAINGKVFTGQGQAIGKNAAPDVRVLVVGNPCNTNCLIAMNNAEGVPNDRFFAMTMLDENRAKTQLAQKAGVEVTEVTNMTIWGNHSATQYPDFYSAQISGKSAAEVIGDEAWLKDEFIPTVQKRGAAIIAARGLSSAASAANGIVDSVRKLTTPTPAGDTFSMCLCSDGSYGTPEGLIISFPCRTDGTQIEIVKDVDMNDFSRAKFDASVKELEEEHEAVKDLL, from the coding sequence ATGAGCAAAGAACCCATCCGTGTCGCAGTCACCGGGGCAGCCGGAAATATCGGCTATGCCCTCCTCTTCCGAATCGCTTCAGGCGCCATGTTCGGCCCCGACCAACCGGTCGCCCTGAACCTGATCGAAATCCCTCCGGCCCTCGACGCCCTCAAAGGCGTGGTCATGGAACTGGACGATTGCGCCTTCCCGCTGCTCAAGGATGTCGTCGCGACGACCGACATGGACGAAGGCTTCAAGGACGTAAACTGGGCGCTCCTCGTCGGCTCCGTACCCCGCAAGGCAGGGATGGAACGCGGTGACCTGCTCGCCATCAACGGCAAGGTGTTCACCGGCCAGGGCCAGGCAATCGGCAAGAATGCCGCTCCGGACGTCCGGGTGCTGGTGGTCGGCAACCCCTGCAACACAAACTGCCTGATCGCCATGAACAATGCCGAAGGCGTACCGAACGACCGCTTCTTCGCCATGACCATGCTGGACGAAAACCGTGCCAAGACTCAACTGGCCCAGAAGGCCGGCGTGGAAGTGACCGAAGTCACGAACATGACCATCTGGGGCAACCACTCCGCCACCCAATACCCGGACTTCTATTCGGCGCAGATCAGCGGCAAGTCCGCCGCCGAAGTCATCGGTGACGAAGCTTGGCTGAAGGACGAATTCATCCCGACCGTGCAAAAGCGTGGCGCCGCCATCATCGCTGCCCGTGGTCTTTCCTCCGCCGCTTCTGCAGCCAACGGCATCGTTGATTCCGTGCGCAAGCTCACCACACCGACTCCGGCAGGTGACACCTTCAGCATGTGCCTCTGCTCCGACGGCAGCTACGGCACTCCGGAAGGCCTGATCATCTCGTTCCCCTGCCGCACTGACGGCACTCAGATCGAGATCGTCAAGGACGTCGATATGAACGACTTCAGCCGTGCGAAGTTCGATGCTTCCGTCAAGGAACTGGAAGAAGAACACGAAGCGGTCAAAGACCTGCTCTAA
- a CDS encoding NAD(+)/NADH kinase: MPDPVSAMEPIQTICFAVNTTKPGAEDAARYLAGLAECEGVKTCITTDYPLPTDALAGQDLCCAIGGDGTLLGVLDAALESGAAVLGVNMGKLGFLATFTQEEAAKDLPALIQGHYSIAERSVLCCTNQAGESVYGLNDVVIKETEGRGLIRLCVSSNGNTVSEYHCDGLIFATPTGSTAYNLSAGGPIIGPLVSAIAMTPICPHTLGNRSVIFDQSSKITVSSGEDAPNPRITIDGRNRFKGDTNFPISITVAQRKFRLMQNPDHSHFAIVRDKLRWGDPTIRVR; this comes from the coding sequence ATGCCTGATCCTGTCAGCGCAATGGAACCGATCCAGACCATTTGTTTTGCCGTTAACACCACAAAGCCGGGAGCGGAAGATGCCGCCCGCTATCTTGCCGGCTTGGCGGAATGCGAGGGCGTCAAGACCTGCATCACCACCGACTACCCGCTACCGACTGACGCTTTGGCCGGGCAGGACCTTTGCTGTGCGATCGGCGGAGACGGGACTCTGCTCGGCGTACTTGACGCAGCCTTGGAATCCGGAGCCGCAGTCCTCGGCGTCAACATGGGCAAGCTCGGCTTCCTCGCCACTTTCACCCAGGAAGAAGCCGCCAAGGACTTACCCGCCCTGATCCAGGGACATTACAGTATCGCAGAGCGTTCCGTGCTTTGCTGCACCAACCAAGCCGGTGAATCCGTCTACGGCCTGAATGATGTGGTGATCAAGGAAACCGAAGGCCGGGGCCTGATTCGTCTCTGCGTCTCCTCCAATGGGAATACCGTATCGGAATACCATTGCGACGGCCTGATTTTTGCCACACCGACCGGATCCACCGCCTACAACCTATCCGCCGGCGGTCCGATCATCGGACCACTCGTCAGCGCGATTGCCATGACCCCGATCTGTCCACACACCTTGGGGAATCGTTCGGTCATCTTCGACCAATCCTCTAAAATCACGGTAAGCAGTGGCGAAGACGCCCCCAACCCACGCATCACCATCGACGGGCGCAACCGTTTCAAGGGGGATACGAATTTCCCCATCAGCATCACCGTCGCGCAGCGCAAGTTCCGCCTCATGCAGAATCCGGATCACTCTCATTTTGCGATCGTACGCGACAAACTGCGCTGGGGCGACCCGACCATTCGTGTGCGTTAA